Proteins from a genomic interval of Osmia bicornis bicornis chromosome 13, iOsmBic2.1, whole genome shotgun sequence:
- the LOC114878129 gene encoding LOW QUALITY PROTEIN: ER membrane protein complex subunit 2-like (The sequence of the model RefSeq protein was modified relative to this genomic sequence to represent the inferred CDS: inserted 2 bases in 2 codons), with product MKLLAMADQYDNLSWKEVRDLFRTWREDNERRSKDVVDLWESKLMEKIDQLGNEKYLVLEQVCMAALDCYQLSLAECCIKLLKREFPSSLRVHKYHAMHLEALEMYNEALEVLDTIIKRDETNAAPRKRYIAILKAKGRIPEAIKELTEYLKKFMSDQEAWHELCDLYLQEQEYSKAAFCMEELILHNPHSHLIYQRYAEIKYSQGGFENMELAKAYFCQAAKLNPNNIRALYGLLLASNNIATSPKCPSSXKKDAIKLSEWAANQSEEQYKSKVSDDXVDAVEGLLGQLQLDA from the exons ATGAAAc tTTTAGCAATGGCAGACCAATACGATAATTTATCTTGGAAAG aagtAAGAGACTTATTCAGAACATGGAGAGAAGAcaatgaaagaagaagtaaAGATGTAGTGGATTTATGGGAATCaaaattaatggaaaaaaTTGATCAACTTGGCAATGAAA AGTATCTAGTTTTGGAACAAGTTTGTATGGCAGCATTGGATTGTTATCAGCTTTCCTTAGCAGAATGTTGCATTAAATTATTGAAGAGAGAATTTCCTAGTAGTTTAAGAGTTCATAAATATCATGCAATGCATTTGGAAGCCTTGGAAAT GTATAATGAAGCATTAGAAGTTTTGGATACTATCATAAAAAGAGATGAAACTAATGCAGCACCAAGAAAACGTTATATAGCTATATTAAAAGCAAAGGGTCGAATACCAGAAGCTATTAAAGAGCTTacagaatatttgaaaaa ATTTATGAGTGATCAAGAAGCATGGCATGAATTATGTGATCTGTATTTACAAGAACAAgaatattctaaagctgcaTTTTGTATGGAAGAACTTATTCTGCATAATCCACATAGtcatttaatttatcaaagaTATGCGGAAATAAAGTATTCTCAG GGTGGATTTGAAAACATGGAATTAGCAAAAGCATATTTCTGTCAGGCAGCAAAGTTAAATCCAAATAATATTAGAGCTTTATATGGTTTACTATTG GCATCAAATAACATTGCTACATCTCCTAAATGTCCTTCTT AAAAGAAAGATGCAATAAAATTAAGTGAATGGGCAGCTAATCAAAGTGAAGAACAATATAAGTCAAAAGTTTCAGATG ATGTTGATGCAGTAGAAGGATTATTAGGACAATTACAACTTGATGCATAG
- the LOC114878127 gene encoding LOW QUALITY PROTEIN: tRNA (guanine(10)-N2)-methyltransferase homolog (The sequence of the model RefSeq protein was modified relative to this genomic sequence to represent the inferred CDS: inserted 8 bases in 8 codons; deleted 3 bases in 3 codons; substituted 1 base at 1 genomic stop codon), translating to MQLNLNKYKTLIMNSEWKKYLFWFAHEHIDFREAEMESILNMFNVDIIVRPKWKENPYWITNLPSETIAHQISSRAVCVRFCIELWANSXTLEELHDKLKSYPVTEIKRHTGNNKSFKXIVETFCKHFPQCEKVNKIESFSYLPLEGPVRLNNPDTTLCXVEFYGLNPNDIPEQPYELFFGRWITSGQRDLIRKLSLKTRKXIGNTSMDPQLSLIMANQAQVQKGDIVLDPFVGTGSLLVAASHFGGYTLGTDIDFLMLHGRTRPTRITQKIREKDESIAANMSQYEKRSYYIDVVVSDFSYPLWRSDMRIDAIITDPPYGIRESTERIGTTNXNPVIEEHQASSHIPSKVGYGLTQIXTDLLNFSARHLKMHGRLVCWFPLFRDQYSEHQLPTHPCLEXFANSEQVLSXYTSRRLLTYXKIQDPKESDEVISTNLIDFREQYFALRNESRKEKRLKKAVEKAKNRELWEQNNKENAKDDSLIILCVRNIYFILQISSL from the exons ATGCAgttgaatttaaataagtaTAAAACATTAATAATGAATAGTGAATGGAAAAAATATCTATTTTGGTTTGCTCATGAGCATATTGACTTTAGAGAAGCT gaGATGGAATCTATTCTTAATAtgttcaatgtagatata attGTTAGACCTAAATGGAAAGAAAat cCTTATTGGATAACTAATTTACCTTCAGAAACTATTGCACATCAAATTTCAAGTAGAGCAGTTTGTGTGAGGTTTTGTATAGAATTATGGGCTAACA AAACATTGGAAGAGTTacatgataaattaaaatcttatccagttacagaaataaaaagacATACTGGAAACAAcaaatcattta taatagTTGAAACATTTTGTAAACACTTTCCACAATGTGAAAAAGTAAACAAAATAGAG TCTTTCAGTTATTTACCCCTGGAAGGACCAGTGAGATTAAATAATCCAGATACAACTTTAT TAGTAGAGTTTTATGGATTAAATCCCAATGACATTCCTGAACAACCTTATGAATTGTTTTTTGGTAGATGG ATTACAAGTGGACAAAGAGATTTAATCAGAAAATTATCCTTGAAAACTAGAA TTATAGGTAATACTTCTATGGATCCTCAATTGTCATTAATAATGGCAAATCAGGCCCAGGTTCAAAAAGGAGATATTGTTCTTGATCCTTTTGTGGGTACTGGTTCTTTATTAGTTGCTGCTTCTCATTTTGGAGGATATACATTAGGAACAGATATAGATTTTCTAATGCTTCACGGACGTACAAGACCTACTCGAATTACACAAAAG ATTAGGGAGAAGGATGAAAGTATTGCCGCAAATATGAGTCAGTATGAAAAACGATCATACTATATTGATGTTGTTGTGTCTGATTTTTCTTACCCTTTATGGCGT TCAGATATGCGCATAGATGCTATAATTACGGACC cTCCTTACGGTATACGAGAATCAACAGAAAGAATAGGTACAACAA CAAATCCAGTAATAGAGGAACATCAAGCATCATCACATATACCATCTAAAGTTGGTTATGGTTTAACTCAAA TTacagatttattaaatttttcagcCAGGCATCTTAAAATGCATGGCAGATTAGTGTGTTGGTTTCCTTTATTTAG aGATCAATATTCAGAACATCAATTGCCGACACATCCGTGTCTAGAATAGTTTGCAAATTCAGAACAAGTACTTA ATTATACTAGTCGAAGATTATTAACTT CAAAAATTCAGGATCCAAAG GAATCAGATGAAGTGATTTCTACgaatttaattgat tttcgAGAACAATATTTTGCATTAAGGAACGAAAgtcgaaaagaaaaacgacTGAAGAAAGCTGTAGAAAAAGCTAAGAACAGAGAACTTTGGGAACagaataataaagaaaatgcaaaagatgactctttaattattttatgtgtaagaaacatttatttcatccttcaaatttcttctttgtga
- the LOC114878107 gene encoding zwei Ig domain protein zig-8-like, protein MRDRLSWYMVFLILPTILLARSLDKDRRVPYSIPSDWKTLWFSNLDELQRVNDANDNNTVSNVTVQLGGTAFLHCKVRNLAERTVSDAEISWIRRRDFHILTSSMFTYTNDERFQVLHPEGSDDWTLQIKYVQERDNGTYECQVSRSTGILSHFVNLNIVIPEAFILGSGEHHVDVGSIINLVCIIEKSPTPPQYVFWYHNNRMINYDTTRGSVTVQTDPSSTQSRLTIHQAVETDTGNYTCSASNTKPASIYVFVTEGDKMAAIQRRKTSAAEKNFCELLVLLVTVAIEVVLTR, encoded by the exons ATGCGGGACCGGCTATCGTGGTACATGGTCTTTTTGATCCTGCCGACAATCCTCTTGGCCAGGTCGCTCGATAAAG aCCGACGAGTACCTTACAGCATACCGTCGGATTGGAAGACCCTGTGGTTCAGCAATCTGGATGAGCTGCAAAGAGTGAACGATGCGAACGATAACAACACCGTCTCGAACGTCACGGTGCAGTTGGGAGGGACAGCCTTTTTGCATTGCAAAGTTCGCAATTTGGCCGAAAGAACGGTGTCCGACGCCGAG ATATCCTGGATACGACGACGTGATTTCCACATCCTAACCAGCTCCATGTTCACGTACACGAACGACGAGCGGTTTCAGGTTTTGCATCCAGAGGGTTCCGACGATTGGACGCTTCAAATCAAGTACGTTCAAGAAAGAGACAACGGGACTTACGAGTGTCAg gTCTCGAGAAGTACAGGGATACTATCACACTTTGTCAATCTAAACATAGTTATACCAGAAGCATTTATATTAGGGAGCGGCGAGCATCACGTCGATGTAGGATCCATTATAAATCTCGTATGCATAATAGAAAAG AGTCCGACACCGCCGCAATATGTCTTCTGGTATCATAATAatcgaatgataaattatgaCACTACGCGAGGCAGCGTAACCGTACAAACTGATCCCAGCTCGACTCAAAGTCGGCTGACGATTCACCAAGCAGTGGAAACGGACACTGGCAATTATACGTGCAGCGCCTCGAATACCAAGCCAGCATCCATCTATGTCTTTGTCACAGAAG GTGACAAAATGGCAGCCATACAGCGCCGTAAAACATCGGCCGCAGAGAAAAATTTCTGTGAATTGCTAGTACTACTTGTCACCGTTGCGATAGAGGTCGTTTTAACGCGATAA
- the LOC114878128 gene encoding LOW QUALITY PROTEIN: sorting nexin-6 (The sequence of the model RefSeq protein was modified relative to this genomic sequence to represent the inferred CDS: inserted 3 bases in 3 codons) has product MMDGICDTADILNNVPSKKTIHADNVDLSDKSLQVDISDALSXKDKVKFTVHTKTTLPEFQKPDNLVVRQHEEFVWLHDRFEEXEEYAGYIIPPCPPRPDFDASREKLQKLGEGEGNMTREEFNKMKQELEAEYLATFKKTVAMHEMFXTRLAHHPVFRNDHNLRVFLEYDQDLCVRGKNKMEMFGGLVKSFSTTTDEYYLSATVKDVNDFFDQEMSFLQTYHHNLKEATARADRQTAKHKDVADSYIKISTNLLQLATTDTGKLERFLTKIAETFEKLRKVEGRVASDEDLKLSDTLRYYMRDTAAAKRLLFRRLKALHAYESANRALEKARAKNKDVHAAVEVAEAEQAQTEACEKFEQMSEKGKEELMDFKTRRVTAFRKNLIELTELEIKHAKAHAELLKKCLSVLREE; this is encoded by the exons ATGATG GACGGCATATGTGATACTGCCgacattttaaataatgttcCTTCTAAAAAG ACAATTCATGCTGACAATGTAGACCTTTCTGATAAGTCATTACAAGTAGATATTTCAGATGCTCTTA GAAAGGATAAAGTAAAATTCACAGTACATACAAAAACCACACTACCTGAATTTCAAAAGCCAGATAACTTAGTTGTAAGGCAACATGAAGAATTTGTATGGTTACATGATAGATTTGAAG ATGAGGAATATGCTGGTTACATT atTCCTCCTTGTCCACCAAGACCAGATTTTGATGCATCCCGTGagaaattacagaaacttgGAGAGGGTGAGGGTAACATGACTCGTGAAGAATTTAATAAGATGAAACAAGAATTGGAAGC TGAGTATTTGGCTACATTTAAGAAAACTGTTGCTATGCATGAAATGT TAACTAGATTAGCACATCATCCAGTTTTTCGAAATGATCATAATTTAAGAGTATTTTTAGAGTATGATCAAGATCTTTGTGTGAGAG gaaaaaataaaatggaaatgtTTGGTGGTTTAGTCAAATCATTCTCTACTACCACTGATGAATACTACTTGTCAGCAACTGTTAAAGATGTGAATGATTTCTTTGACCAGGAAATGTCATTTTTGCAAACTTATCATCATAATTTAAAAGAAGCAACAGCTCGAGCAGATCGGCAAACCGCTAAACATAAAGATGTAGCAGATTCGTACATAAAAATCTCTACAAATCTTTTACAACTAGCTACAACCGATACCGGTAAATTAGAAagatttttaacaaaaattgccgaaacatttgaaaaattaagg AAAGTTGAAGGTCGGGTAGCATCTGATGAAGATTTAAAATTGTCAGACACTCTTCGTTACTATATGAGGGATACAGCTGCAGCTAAACGGCTTTTGTTTAGAAGGTTGAAAGCTTTACACGCATATGAATCAGCAAATCGTGCTCTTGAAAAAGCTCGTGCCAAAAATAAAGATGTTCATGCT GCAGTGGAGGTTGCTGAG GCGGAACAAGCTCAAACGGAAGCATGCGAGAAATTTGAACAAATGTCGGAGAAGGGAAAAGAAG AGTTAATGGATTTCAAAACAAGAAGAGTAACTGCATTTAGAAAGAACCTAATTGAATTAACCgaattagaaataaaacatGCAAAa GCACATGCGGAATTgctcaaaaaatgtttatcaGTTTTACGAGAAGAGTGA